Proteins from a genomic interval of Rhodospirillaceae bacterium:
- the rpmA gene encoding 50S ribosomal protein L27, producing the protein MATKKAGGSSRNGRDSAGQRLGVKSFGGEHVVAGNIIVRQRGTTVHPGNNVGMGRDHTLFALTPGQVQFHYGSKGRKYVSVVLAAQE; encoded by the coding sequence ATGGCAACCAAAAAAGCTGGTGGTAGTTCCAGAAACGGCCGGGATAGTGCGGGCCAGCGCTTAGGCGTAAAAAGTTTCGGTGGTGAGCATGTTGTTGCTGGTAACATTATTGTTCGCCAGCGCGGGACAACCGTTCATCCTGGCAATAATGTCGGCATGGGTCGCGATCACACATTATTTGCTTTAACCCCGGGCCAGGTTCAGTTTCATTATGGCTCAAAGGGCAGGAAATATGTTTCCGTTGTCCTGGCTGCCCAAGAATAA
- the rplU gene encoding 50S ribosomal protein L21 → MYAVIQTGGKQYRVTKDEIIKVERLEGEVGQSVELNVLAVNHDQGLELDASALSSALVTAEIIDQTKGDKIIVFKKKPRHNYRRKRGHRQFVTVLKITDIHL, encoded by the coding sequence ATGTATGCAGTTATTCAGACAGGCGGGAAACAATACCGTGTCACGAAAGATGAGATTATAAAAGTTGAACGTCTGGAAGGTGAGGTCGGCCAATCGGTTGAGTTGAACGTATTGGCGGTCAATCATGATCAGGGGCTTGAATTGGATGCTTCGGCCCTGTCTTCTGCTTTGGTGACGGCAGAAATTATCGACCAAACCAAAGGTGACAAGATCATCGTTTTTAAGAAAAAACCGCGGCACAATTACCGGCGTAAGCGCGGTCACCGCCAATTTGTGACGGTTCTTAAAATTACCGATATTCACCTCTAA